Within Ischnura elegans chromosome 6, ioIscEleg1.1, whole genome shotgun sequence, the genomic segment TGGAAAGGAAAGTATCCCTGGATATActtgcaaatgtaaaaaaaagaagataaaagaggAGATATGCCAACACTTCGTAGAAAAGAAGATGTTTGGCGACAAATAACGCAGGTGTACCACACGTCGTCTGTCGTAACGCGAGAGGTatgttaacattttataattttacagaatGGAATACCTATTTGTCAATTAACTTTACCGGTAAAATTTTGGTGcacgaaaaattcattcatttcaatggccTTTGTATCAATAATAAAAGAAGTAATTATTATATTGCAGCGATCGGAGACCTAATTCAAACCATGGTAGTCTAacatacaaaaaaggagtgcatcgACCACGGGAAATCAAAATCGTATGAAAACTAGCGGAGGAAGGCCATCTAAATTCCTGGTAATTGATGCAGAGGTACAAAATATTCTTCTAGATTTGATGGCTACAACCCCTATACGTACTTTTCAATTCCAACATCATGCCGCCTGATGAAATTGCAGGTAAATATTTTGTGATGTATAAATAGTTAGGTAATATATGCATGAGTATTTACTCCTGAAGGAATGTGCATGCATACTTGCGGCGAGTATTTAAATTTAGATATAAAcagaagtaaatgaaaataaggaAGTAGCTGtgagtgaatataaacaaaataagatttaaaaattatgaatatttaacaAACCGATCTAACTATAGAAGTTTCAGAAATCTTTCATGTTTTATTTGTGGCTTTTTACCACTGTCTCTCATAGTTGATTAACATGTCTTCTGTATCCTTGGAATAATTAAACTGCAGATATTATGGCCACTAATGGTCAAACTTGTATTGCTGTGACAATTAATTTGTGATTTGTTTCGgtaacattttaatattaaaatcacatCTACATtcttttaatacaattatttttaattttatagaaaaagcaGACCATCTAATACCACAAGATAATTGTGATAACACTGAAGTAATATCCACAGGTGAGATATATCCTAATGAGATGGGTCTCAATGATGGTTATAtgtatatgatatttatttatgcatatattttaaattttattttaaaattattttatggtaactcaaataagtaaattgaaagGTATATCATTTTATAGTTTCCTATTTCTCCTTGTGCTAATGCAAACAAGGCAAGAATCAATTAAATATCATGTACCTCccataattttagtatttttttattataaaattaaaaaaaggcaaaagaatCTTCAATCAGCCTTCTTTTTTGGGAATGAAGTTAAACTTGcttgcattattaaatttaattatttattggctTCATTCCATAATTGCAGATATGAATGAGATGGTGGTGGGCATGCATGACACCCAGTGTGACGAGGCATCATCAGATCAAGGTGGGAAGATTGGTTCTATGATATTTGGACAGATATTTTAATTACACAAATTACTTCTTATCAAACTTGTTTCAGCTATACAAAGGAGACATTTATTGGTAAAATGggtaaacaaatataaaattacaatgaATAAGAAAGCAAATATATATTAGAAATGCTTTAGTTGGTGATTACttaaatagaaattgaaatttcaaggaaTGATATTAATTATATTGAATGCATTAAACCCTAAAGATATTGTTTATctcacaatttaaatgaaaatacgatCAATTAATGCTTGTCGCATAGCAAAACCATCTCCTGGCTGCCAATTAGGTGGTTCCACTGGAACCACTTCATCTTCAACATATTCTTCCTCTAGAGGAACATCTTGTAATATCAAGCTCATATTGTGCAGCACAGCGCAGGCTACAATGACAGTTGTTGTGCAAATAAGTTTTGTGGATAGGCCCTTTGAAAGGCATGGAAACCTCCTTTTCCAAATTCCGAACACTCTTTCCACGACTATTCTTGTTCTTGTATGAACTTCATTGTACCTACACATTTAACAAAGCAAATTAAGTATGCACATCAGAATTAGTATAAgctgtaaaaatattgattttaataatgacatttattatgaaatgaatatgTAATTGGATTATACTTGATAGAGTCCAATTATGTCTCATTATTCAAATATTCTGGGCATTTTCAgacaatacataaataatttcattctgaTTTAAAAGAAATTAGTATGCTGAGGTATGGGTAAGGTCAAATAAAGGTTATATTTAGTAACATTGCCAATTTGActcaaaataagattttatgaTATTGAAATTCAATATGAGGTTTTGAAGCATTATAAGGTTACATTGGTTTCTTTTACTTGACCACCTACTATCTTCAGGCATTCCAATTTAAGCACAACAGGCTATCTGAGGTGGCTCCAAAGTAACCCCCACATTAGGTCACATTCAGACTACATTATGTGATCTcagaaaaaaaacctattctcAAACAGCCCCTTGCTGTCCATATGCATATTGAGATGTAACTtctgaattatttcatttaatcagTCCCTTCGTCAGGCAGCAAATAAATACCATGGAAATCAATAAcattctttttcaaaaatatatcctGATTTCAGAGGCCATGATGAGCTTTAAATTAAGGCACCTAATCggttatgtaataaaataaaatgatagcgTGTTTGTTGATCACAAGATTATTTAGTATAAATTTGAATAGACAAGTCTCCACCTGATGTACCACATAACTAGTAAATAAAAACCTTAGTAACAGTTCTTGATTATAAAACTGAGTAAATTATCCTAAagtaaaagaatttatttcagcTACTGCATCATCAAGAACTgagagagaggaaagaggctACCTTAAATCTGAGTTGAAAAGGgagcacttaaaaaaaaactgatgaagTATGATGAAGAGTTGGCTATGGCCTCGCCTCGAGACAGAGACAGAAAAATGTAGGTAACatgaaaatattatgcatgaaCTAGACGAGAGGGCTGCAACTGCAAATGCAGAGTTGGAGGAGCTCCTccttaatgaggaaaaaaattaagaatttttattggttttcttATCCCTGTTGAGTAAATGTGTTAGTTGTGTCATTGATTTTATTAGCATTATGttgtttttagaaatgaaatcaTACAATCATATGAAATCatatatgttaaaattttatatgcataagaTATGTGGTAATATGTTATAAGaataaagaaattgaaatataaagaatataattttattttaatgaaaatctttgcaggaataaatttttaaataagaaccTGATATCATGGCAAacaattttctggaaaaatggGTTTTACTACATTCAATTTTGAGGTCATCCTTTAATGTATAGGTTCTCAACCTCCCACTTGTTACCACTTGGGCTGTTGACTGACCCTTTCACAAGGGTTGCTGGAGGCcatcgcaaaaaatatttaaaattactatatttaaatagcaatgaatacaattttatgcTTTTTACATTTGGAGAAGATGGTagcaagaaaattatttaagtctCATGACACAAGGTAGGTTGAGAACCAAATCCCTAAAGGAACTTAATTGAACAATAAACCACCATTGATTCTATAATTAAAAAACAGAGTTGCAAAAAATTAGTAAGTATTAAAATGAAGAATACACTTTGGGGTAGAACCTTCCCGAGTATGTAAAATAACATAAGCACAATTATGTCATATGCTTACATAATACTGAAAATTAATCGATTATATTTCACATAATTGCCATAGTAATTCAAATAACAGAATACTTTTATTAACAAGGCAACTTCAATTAAATGAATGATCACATGCTGGTAGTATGACCTAAAGATATTACTAATGAGAGATTTTACCATTAGCTCAAATAAGTACCTTCGCTTTGCCTCAGTGTCTGGGTTGGCGAGGGGAGTAAGTAAAAAAGGTAGGCAAGGATAACCAGCATCACCAATCAGGCAACCATCAAGGTAACCTTCAACATATCGCATGTGGagtcttgaattttgaaaaattctgctGTCATGCTGACTGCCAGGCCATTCCGGAACAATGTCATAGAACTCCAACGAAGGGCCTACAACTGCCTAAATGAAGTGATggtaattttatgtatatttcttaTAACACCATATGCAAGCATTAAGgcctttaaaatacatattgcttgaaTGAAGATTTTGATGGAACTGTAATTCATTGTAAATAAATTCCTAACGATCAACCCAGTTTCCTACTTCTAACTCTAGTTCAATTAGCTTGTGATAAAGTAAAGTATGATCAACTCCTTAAAGGAATATTGGAACTTTTCAAACCTGtacattcagagaaaaaaatcctttcctgTTTCTATACACTTCCTGAATATTGTTGAGATGTACATTTGACAACCTTATATGAGTGCAATCGATTGCACCATCAATTCCTGGCAGACCAACATCACCTCTACCTTTCCCCATTTCTTGAAATGCCTGCCTGGTGGTCAACTTATTCTCAATGGTACTTGGCATTTTAATTGTACCCCGCATTTGCGACGCCAGTAGTGAGGAGATTCTGAATATTACCCTTGAAACTGTAGGCTGGGAAATTTTTAATGTATCTCCACAtactttctgaaatttttaaaagcttaAGATGATTTCACCATACAAATAAGTATAACTGTTGATAAAAGGATCACACTCCAAAAGAAGAGCATCAAATAAAAGATGTAGAAACAGAGGTATTGCTAGCATTTTGCTTTTCCAAGAATCTATACTGACCAAGCGAAAGTTCAACAGGTAAATATGAGCCGGTCGTTACAAACTATATTGATGGAGagaaataataaatcatttaccTGGAAACTGCCAGTCGCATAAAATCTCAAGCATATGAGTAGTTGCAGAGGCGGGGAAATAGGAAGACCTCTCTTATTTGGCTTGTTAAGAGGTCTCTCAATTAGGGGAAGTATACCATGGGTGACAGAATGTTTGGTAAATCTGTAGCGTTGTTTAAACTCCCCTTCGTGATACCAATCGAAGGGATTTTGAGCATCCCTAATGTACCGTTTCGGTAATCTAGCGACTGCTATGCCTATGGGTTCGTCCTGCGGATCATATAACACTCCGTTTATCTCCATTAGAAATTTAAAGTGAGACTTGTATTACTCAGTGTTGAGGT encodes:
- the LOC124161068 gene encoding putative nuclease HARBI1, which translates into the protein MRGTIKMPSTIENKLTTRQAFQEMGKGRGDVGLPGIDGAIDCTHIRLSNVHLNNIQEVYRNRKGFFSLNVQAVVGPSLEFYDIVPEWPGSQHDSRIFQNSRLHMRYVEGYLDGCLIGDAGYPCLPFLLTPLANPDTEAKRRYNEVHTRTRIVVERVFGIWKRRFPCLSKGLSTKLICTTTVIVACAVLHNMSLILQDVPLEEEYVEDEVVPVEPPNWQPGDGFAMRQALIDRIFI